A stretch of Castanea sativa cultivar Marrone di Chiusa Pesio chromosome 2, ASM4071231v1 DNA encodes these proteins:
- the LOC142624622 gene encoding peroxidase 3-like, whose amino-acid sequence MNTNLSSFFIFIAVFGLLGACHGQLRMHFYEESCPHAEEIVKEIIWNRVASNSTLPAKFLRMHFHDCFVRGCDASVLIDSTPNNLAEKAAIPNLSLAGFNIIDEVKTELENTCPGVVSCADIVALAARDSVSYQFQWPIWDVLTGRRDGIISRESEALANIPSPFFNFTTLKQSFANKSLSVHDLVVLSGGHTIGVGHCNFFSNRLYNFTGKNDEDPSLNSTYAAFLKTQCKSLSNNVTIVPMDPGSPLSFDNNYFNILKQNEGLFQSDAALLTDSEATYNVNELLNSQNFFTEFAQSIMRMGAIQVLTGTSGEIRKNCSVVNP is encoded by the exons atgAATACTAATTTGAGTTCCTTCTTTATCTTTATAGCAGTGTTTGGGCTTCTTGGAGCTTGTCATGGACAGTTGAGAATGCATTTTTATGAGGAGAGTTGTCCCCATGCTGAGGAAATTGTGAAGGAAATCATATGGAACCGTGTGGCAAGCAATTCAACTTTGCCTGCCAAGTTTCTGAGGATGCATTTTCATGATTGTTTCGTCAGG GGTTGTGATGCCTCTGTACTGATAGACTCTACCCCAAATAACTTGGCTGAGAAGGCAGCAATTCCAAACCTATCTCTGGCAGGATTCAACATAATAGATGAGGTGAAGACTGAGCTAGAAAACACCTGTCCTGGAGTAGTTTCTTGTGCAGATATCGTTGCTTTGGCGGCTAGAGACTCAGTTTCCTACCAA TTTCAGTGGCCAATTTGGGATGTACTTACCGGTAGAAGGGATGGAATCATATCGCGTGAGTCAGAGGCCCTTGCCAACATCCCATCACCATTCTTCAATTTCACCACCCTGAAACAATCTTTTGCTAACAAAAGTCTCTCAGTTCATGATCTTGTTGTTTTATCAG GTGGACATACAATTGGTGTCGGGCATTGCAATTTCTTCAGCAACAGGCTATACAATTTCACAGGAAAAAATGATGAAGATCCTTCTCTAAACTCAACCTATGCTGCTTTCTTGAAAACCCAATGCAAAAGCCTCTCAAACAATGTAACTATTGTGCCAATGGATCCTGGAAGCCCCCTGTCCTTTGACAACAATTATTTCAACATCTTGAAGCAAAACGAAGGCCTTTTCCAATCTGATGCTGCACTTTTAACCGACAGTGAAGCTACCTACAATGTCAATGAGTTGCTTAACTCTCAGAATTTTTTCACGGAGTTTGCCCAATCGATTATGAGGATGGGAGCCATTCAAGTGCTTACAGGAACTTCGGGAGAGATTAGGAAGAACTGTAGTGTGGTGAATCCTTGA